The window ATTTCTATGGTGAATGCGGGTGTTTCGATATGGCGTACCGGGTTTTCATGAGCATGCCCAAAAGGGACGTTGTTTCTTGGAATTCAATGATCGTCGGGCTTGCACAAGGCGGTTATGCTGAAGAGTCATTGGACTTGTTCTTCAGGATGGAGGGAGAAAATGTGAGGCCCAATGACGTCACCATGATAGGAGTCCTGTCAGCTTGCGCAAAGAATTTAGACTTGGAGCTCGGGAGGTCCATGCATTTGTATATTAGGAGAAATGGGATTAAGGAGAGTTTGGTATTAAATAATGCAATTCTTGACATGTATGTAAAGTGTGGGAGTATGGAGGATGCAAAAAGATTGTTTGACAAGATGGGGGTTAAGGACATTATTTCATGGACAACTATGCTTGTTGGGTACACGAAGGTGGGGGATTTTAGTGCTGCTAGGAGTCTTTTTGATACAATGCCTTGCCAAGATATTGCTGCATGGAATGCTCTTATCTCGGCTTATGAGCAGAATGGTAATCCTAAGGAGGCATTGGCTACTTTCAATGAATTGCAGCTCAGAAAGGAGGCTAAACCTGATGCAGTTACACTTGTTTGTGTGCTGTCAGCATGTGCTCAGTTGGGGGCAATCGATTTAGGGGGCTGGATTCATGTATACATCAATAAACATGGTATTAATTTAAATTGTCATCTCACTACTGCATTGATTGACATGTATTCTAAGTGTGGGGATTTGGAGAAGGCACTTGAAGTATTTCATTCTGTGGACAACAGAGATGTTTTTGTATGGAGTGCCATGATTGCTGGCTTCGCAATGCATGGGCGTGGAAGGGAAGCAATAGGTCTTTTCTTGAAAATGCAAGAAGCTAAGGTCAAGCCTAATTCTGTTACTTTTACCAACTTATTAAGTGCTTGCAGTCACTCAGGGCTGGTGGATTCTGGAAGGGGCATTTTCAATCAAATGGAGTCAGTTTTTGGGGTTGTGCCTGGGGTCCAGCACTATGCTTGCCTGGTTGATATTCTTGGTCGTGCAGGTAACTTGGAAGAAGCACTTGATGTAATTGACAATATGCCCATTTCCGCTGGGGCATCAGTTTGGGGGGCTCTGCTTGGTGCGTGCAGGCTTCATGGAAACATAGACATAGGTGAACGGGCTTGTAGCAATTTGCTTGAATTAGAGCCTCAAAATGATGGAGCCTATGTGCTTTTATCTAATATTTATGCTAAATCAGGTAGATGGGACAAAGTTTCAGAATTAAGGAAGCTTATGAGAAACTCTGGACTAAAGAAGGAACCCGGTTGCAGCTTAATTGAGGTGGATGGCAATGTTCATGAATTTCTTGTTGGAGATAATACTCACCCTCTTTCAAAGAATATCTACGTGAAATTGGATGAGATTGCGACTAGATTGACATCTGTTGGTTATGTGCCAATGAAATCCCAGCTGCTGCAACTTGTTGAAGAAGAACATGTGCAAGAGCAGGCATTATATCTTCACAGCGAGAAGTTGGCTATGGCGTTTGGACTTATTAGTATAAGCCCATCCCAACCAATTCGAATTGTAAAGAATCTCCGTATCTGTGGTGACTGCCATGCTGCTGCTAAGCTGATATCAAAGCTTTATAATAGAGAAATAGTATTGAGAGACTGTTACCGGTTTCATCACTTTAAAGGAGGCTCTTGTTCATGCATGGATTACTGGTAAATTCTGGAATGCTGGCCTGCAAAAGATTCTTATGCGGGACTCCTATCAACTGGTAAAAATGCAGAGAAAATTTCCAGGAGGCATGGCACCAAGAGCGACTTCACTTATCTGGGACTTAAAACTCCATTAGTGCAAATTTGTCTGTGTCATTTGACACAAGCATAGCAGATGAAATATATGTTAAAAATCCAAAGATGATCAACATGCGAATGATGGAACATGGCGCTAATCCAGTTTACATGCCTAAATGTAATTTTGGCGTTGGAAGCTCaatttggaaggaaaaggtTGCTGAGCATGCTTTGTCGTGGTAGTCAGGTTGTTGCAGAAACTGGTGACAAATTATTTGATTTCAGAAGCCAAGTTTCTGTGATAATGAGTGGACAAGTGGAACTGATGGTATTGAATGCATGCTATCAAATGGATTGGAGCTTGACCGACTGCTAATGGTTGCATCAGGAATTTGCCAGACCCGTTTTCTTTGAAAATTGTCGGGCATGTCCTAGTGCACGTAGTAGCGCACAAAATATTTGGTTGGTCATAGACTACTGGTATGTGGATGGCCAGAATATACTTTGATTGTAGTAAACACTACTCCTGTATTACATCTAGATTACCAGTATTGGTGGATATATGTATCCAGATCTTGAAATTTCAGGCGAATCATAATACCTCTCATGTGTTGCGTGTTGACTCTATAAGCTAATACTCCTATCATATAATCATTCTTTTCTGTAAGGATTGGTACTTGGCAGTCAGAACAGTTCATTCTTCCAAGTTACCAAATAAGCAAAATATTAATAAACAATACAGGAGGACACAAAGATACGGGCATGCAGCTGGCTGCTATAGTTATACAACTCTCTTCGGTCAAATCGTTGCCAACATGCTGCAAAGTCTACAACTTGGCAAACTCGCATACAATTCAAGCTGCTGGTAGCGGAGGCTATATATAAGCCGACAGATTATTTGATCAGAATGCACTTTGATTGCGTTTTTATTGGAGGGTTTTCAAGTGCATTTCAATTCGTTTTACTGTAAAGTAGTACACGATGCGTTCAATTGAAGACCTGAAAATACATGCAAGACGGGATAGTACGGACAACCAATTACAGTGAAAGTGCGCTGTAGTCAGTTATTTTATTTCTAAACTAAAGGCGAATTAAGAAACTACTTGCTAAGAGAGCCGGAAAAAGGAGATAGGAGGAGCTCCTCCCATATTATGGGACTGTTACTAGTGAATCAGCTCGGTGGAAGCTAGTGAATCTACTAGAATATTCACCCGTCCGTCTGATTTTTGCATTTCCCTCCTACGTGCACTTTTTCCACTGAATTTTTCTCTGACCGAAGCCAGATCATTGACAACTTGACTCATGTTCATTCTGTCTTGAGGAGCCTCCTCTGAGCATGCAACGCCAATTTTAAAAACTGAAACCAATATGTCACTGAGCTCAACTCTGCTGCTATGAGTTTCATATCCAACTGCTTCCACCAAATCTCCAGGATCTTCATCGAGCAGAGCAGATTGGTCTACAATTTCCATTACACTATCTGGCAATCCCTTTTTGACCAAGCTGTGGAGATTTAGGTACCCTGTAAAGAGTGCATCCGTGGGCCGCC is drawn from Coffea arabica cultivar ET-39 chromosome 1c, Coffea Arabica ET-39 HiFi, whole genome shotgun sequence and contains these coding sequences:
- the LOC113730433 gene encoding pentatricopeptide repeat-containing protein At2g29760, chloroplastic, which gives rise to MAISCTPAINNLPLNRHPTPVSITVNNERYFADHPLLLQLDRCSDSTQLKQIHARMLRIGLFSDPYSASKLIQVAAYSEVSSIQYAQKVFDQIPRPNLYSWNALIRSYASSQEPVNALLIFIKMLHGSDELPNKFTFPFLIKASALLSALSVGKGLHGMVLKSEFGSDLFVLNSLIHFYGECGCFDMAYRVFMSMPKRDVVSWNSMIVGLAQGGYAEESLDLFFRMEGENVRPNDVTMIGVLSACAKNLDLELGRSMHLYIRRNGIKESLVLNNAILDMYVKCGSMEDAKRLFDKMGVKDIISWTTMLVGYTKVGDFSAARSLFDTMPCQDIAAWNALISAYEQNGNPKEALATFNELQLRKEAKPDAVTLVCVLSACAQLGAIDLGGWIHVYINKHGINLNCHLTTALIDMYSKCGDLEKALEVFHSVDNRDVFVWSAMIAGFAMHGRGREAIGLFLKMQEAKVKPNSVTFTNLLSACSHSGLVDSGRGIFNQMESVFGVVPGVQHYACLVDILGRAGNLEEALDVIDNMPISAGASVWGALLGACRLHGNIDIGERACSNLLELEPQNDGAYVLLSNIYAKSGRWDKVSELRKLMRNSGLKKEPGCSLIEVDGNVHEFLVGDNTHPLSKNIYVKLDEIATRLTSVGYVPMKSQLLQLVEEEHVQEQALYLHSEKLAMAFGLISISPSQPIRIVKNLRICGDCHAAAKLISKLYNREIVLRDCYRFHHFKGGSCSCMDYW